A genomic stretch from Telopea speciosissima isolate NSW1024214 ecotype Mountain lineage chromosome 7, Tspe_v1, whole genome shotgun sequence includes:
- the LOC122667559 gene encoding uncharacterized protein LOC122667559 isoform X2, with amino-acid sequence MEETEGLKTKKRKQSSSASSTDPFAGIFTRRRSEIFLHRNRSGHVRPYSTPARKHNTKVQLPDWCRGNPRASNSEVFDNEIVRNSIKDLRARRVFSPASISDECYSNGNIDIVEDADFQKPQLAGVLCKSKVVENEESEVGMSFNFQCTENHQLTETEGTRELSVESCRGEKKSIGESEILGGEDDFTEDWVQTTPPDTDVFCKSRVEDNGESTVEFDLHSRDNIAENPSSRRVSDNGNCVGEDFSQIDMDKNDRSRNRSRMEGLVPCSRLKLFKTPNSFSYRRLLPFLMDIAKDNSTALEIRQCKKVEKSFEEKPVPPFSVSLSQEIPMVVNADPLPTEHPLGCLASPPPGKRRETAPLGDSSGIQGSNLVSLGQPVIERPLQYLPESNQGTIAADVDLKMLQFPVTGVTDQLAEVCLGQPENNLNCEVSGGSVCSNDDWFQTIAPNTDVICKLEAEENGGSRMDFDPQCPQCAKKHQLPEMEDKRELLVESCQGGMKINGDGEVFGRGVDSTEEWVQATPPDVNVFCKLEVEGNGGNTTEFDLQSRDNFVDKNDFSHTKSRMDGLIPCSRSKLFKAPNSFSYRRLLPFLTDIAKDNSSALKIRQCEKVEKSVEEKPVPPFLFSSSQEIPMEGVNTDPLPVGHHLGCLASTPPEIAREAPLDDSSEIQCPNLRFPGRPSTEPPLQNLPERIFISTANDSMIITAPNSSSECSSEVQNVMPNSSNELDTCNAMGLIQKADGPAKLSISLQAATIEQGALHISSYSSTGIEEDCTAMKFHADVKPLESLSFCQDSPQFEALVPSVKPAGGPTKGILKRNPRGCRGPCTCLNCSSFRLHAERAFEFSRNQLQDAEEVATLLMVELNCLKNLLGEYADASKEHAVFEVSQVKEACTNASRVEELAKTRLLQMNHDLSIHCRMTIKDSKQ; translated from the exons ATGGAAGAAACAGAAGGCTTAAAGACAAAGAAACGAAAGCAGAGCTCCTCCGCCTCCTCCACCGATCCCTTCGCAGGGATCTTCACTCGGAGGAGATCGGAGATATTCCTTCACCGCAACAGATCCGGCCACGTTCGTCCCTATTCCACCCCCGCAAGAAAACACAACACTAAAGTCCAGTTGCCTGATTGGTGCCGAGGAAACCCTAGAGCATCCAACAGTGAAGTCTTCGACAATGAAATCGTTCGCAACTCCATCAAGGATCTTCGTGCCAGACGGGTTTTTTCTCCTGCTTCCATCTCCGACGAGTGCTATTCGAATGGTAATATTGATATCGTAGAAGATGCGGATTTCCAGAAACCTCAATTAGCTGGTGTATTATGTAAATCGAAGGTAGTGGAAAATGAGGAAAGCGAAGTAGGTATGAGTTTTAATTTTCAATGTACAGAAAATCATCAATTGACTGAGACGGAAGGGACGAGAGAGTTGTCAGTAGAGTCTTGTCGAGGTGAGAAGAAAAGTATTGGAGAAAGTGAGATTTTGGGTGGTGAAGATGATTTTACTGAAGATTGGGTTCAGACAACACCTCCGGATACTGATGTCTTCTGTAAATCGAGAGTGGAGGACAATGGAGAGAGTACAGTGGAGTTTGATTTACATAGTAGGGACAATATTGCTGAGAACCCATCGAGTAGAAGGGTTTCAGACAATGGTAACTGCGTTGGTGAAGATTTTTCCCAAATCGACATGGACAAGAATGATCGATCCCGCAATAGGAGCAGGATG GAGGGTCTTGTTCCGTGTTCACGTTTGAAGCTatttaaaaccccaaattcctTCAGCTACAGAAGATTGTTGCCATTCCTTATGGACATTGCAAAAGATAATTCCA CTGCTTTGGAAATTCGACAATGcaagaaagttgaaaaatcttTCGAGGAAAAGCCTGTTCCGCCATTTTCAGTTTCTTTGTCTCAGGAAATTCCCATGGTGGTAAACGCTGACCCTTTGCCCACTGAACATCCTTTGGGTTGTTTGGCTTCTCCTCCAccaggaaaaaggagagaaacgGCTCCGCTGGGTGATTCATCTGGCATTCAGGGCTCAAATTTAGTATCTTTGGGACAACCCGTTATTGAACGCCCCCTTCAATATTTGCCTGAAAGCAACCAGGGGACCATTGCAGCAGATGTGGATCTCAAAATGCTTCAATTTCCTGTTACGGGAGTGACTGATCAGTTGGCTGAGGTCTGCTTGGGGCAGCCAGAAAATAATCTAAATTGTGAAGTTTCAGGGGGAAGTGTTTGTTCCAATGATGACTGGTTTCAGACTATCGCCCCTAATACTGATGTAATATGTAAATTGGAGGCAGAGGAGAATGGAGGAAGCAGAATGGATTTTGAtcctcaatgtcctcaatgTGCCAAAAAGCACCAATTACCTGAGATGGAAGATAAAAGGGAGTTATTAGTAGAGTCATGTCAAGGTGGGATGAAAATTAATGGAGACGGTGAGGTATTTGGTAGGGGAGTTGATTCTACAGAAGAGTGGGTTCAGGCAACACCTCCGGATGTCAATGTCTTCTGCAAATTGGAAGTGGAGGGGAATGGAGGGAATACAACGGAGTTTGATTTACAGAGTAGGGACAATTTTGTGGACAAGAATGACTTTTCCCACACTAAGAGCAGGATG GATGGTCTTATTCCTTGTTCACGGTCGAAGCTATTTAAAGCCCCGAATTCCTTTAGCTACAGAAGATTGTTGCCATTTCTTACAGATATTGCAAAAGATAATTCCA gtgctctgaaAATTCGCCAATgtgagaaagttgaaaagtctgTGGAGGAGAAGCCTGTCCcaccatttttgttttcttcgtcTCAGGAAATTCCCATGGAAGGGGTGAACACTGACCCTTTACCTGTTGGACATCATTTGGGTTGTTTGGCTTCAACTCCACCTGAAATAGCAAGAGAAGCTCCATTGGATGATTCATCTGAGATTCAGTGCCCAAATTTACGGTTTCCTGGACGACCATCTACTGAACCTCCCCTTCAGAATTTGCCTGAAAGAATTTTTATTTCCACAGCCAATGATTCAATGATCATAACAGCACCCAATTCGTCCAGTGAATGTTCATCAGAAGTTCAAAATGTTATGCCAAATAGTTCTAATGAGTTGGATACTTGTAATGCCATGGGTTTGATTCAGAAAGCAGATGGACCAGCAAAGCTATCCATCAGCCTTCAAGCTGCGACAATAGAACAGGGTGCTCTGcatatttcttcttattcttctacaggaattgaagaggattgtACGGCAATGAAATTTCATGCAGATGTCAAGCCTCTAGAATCACTCAGCTTTTGTCAAGATTCACCACAATTTGAAGCTCTTGTTCCGTCAGTAAAGCCTGCAGGTGGTCCTACAAAGGGGATTCTCAAAAGAAATCCACGAGGATGCAGAGGGCCCTGCACATGTCTGAATTGTTCCTCATTTCGCCTTCATGCTGAGAGGGCATTTGAATTCTCAAGAAATCAGTTGCAAGATGCCGAGGAAGTGGCTACATTACTGATGGTGGAACTAAATTGCTTAAAGAATCTATTGGGGGAATATGCTGATGCTTCAAAGGAACATGCTGTTTTTGAAGTCAGTCAG GTGAAAGAAGCATGCACGAATGCCTCCAGAGTTGAAGAATTGGCAAAAACTCGCCTACTGCAAATGAATCATGATCTCAGCATCCACTGCAGGATGACT ATTAAGGATTCCAAACAGTAA
- the LOC122667559 gene encoding uncharacterized protein LOC122667559 isoform X1 codes for MEETEGLKTKKRKQSSSASSTDPFAGIFTRRRSEIFLHRNRSGHVRPYSTPARKHNTKVQLPDWCRGNPRASNSEVFDNEIVRNSIKDLRARRVFSPASISDECYSNGNIDIVEDADFQKPQLAGVLCKSKVVENEESEVGMSFNFQCTENHQLTETEGTRELSVESCRGEKKSIGESEILGGEDDFTEDWVQTTPPDTDVFCKSRVEDNGESTVEFDLHSRDNIAENPSSRRVSDNGNCVGEDFSQIDMDKNDRSRNRSRMEGLVPCSRLKLFKTPNSFSYRRLLPFLMDIAKDNSTALEIRQCKKVEKSFEEKPVPPFSVSLSQEIPMVVNADPLPTEHPLGCLASPPPGKRRETAPLGDSSGIQGSNLVSLGQPVIERPLQYLPESNQGTIAADVDLKMLQFPVTGVTDQLAEVCLGQPENNLNCEVSGGSVCSNDDWFQTIAPNTDVICKLEAEENGGSRMDFDPQCPQCAKKHQLPEMEDKRELLVESCQGGMKINGDGEVFGRGVDSTEEWVQATPPDVNVFCKLEVEGNGGNTTEFDLQSRDNFVDKNDFSHTKSRMDGLIPCSRSKLFKAPNSFSYRRLLPFLTDIAKDNSSALKIRQCEKVEKSVEEKPVPPFLFSSSQEIPMEGVNTDPLPVGHHLGCLASTPPEIAREAPLDDSSEIQCPNLRFPGRPSTEPPLQNLPERIFISTANDSMIITAPNSSSECSSEVQNVMPNSSNELDTCNAMGLIQKADGPAKLSISLQAATIEQGALHISSYSSTGIEEDCTAMKFHADVKPLESLSFCQDSPQFEALVPSVKPAGGPTKGILKRNPRGCRGPCTCLNCSSFRLHAERAFEFSRNQLQDAEEVATLLMVELNCLKNLLGEYADASKEHAVFEVSQVKEACTNASRVEELAKTRLLQMNHDLSIHCRMTGLQRPRVSFANQVETSRLRIPNSKAEDMG; via the exons ATGGAAGAAACAGAAGGCTTAAAGACAAAGAAACGAAAGCAGAGCTCCTCCGCCTCCTCCACCGATCCCTTCGCAGGGATCTTCACTCGGAGGAGATCGGAGATATTCCTTCACCGCAACAGATCCGGCCACGTTCGTCCCTATTCCACCCCCGCAAGAAAACACAACACTAAAGTCCAGTTGCCTGATTGGTGCCGAGGAAACCCTAGAGCATCCAACAGTGAAGTCTTCGACAATGAAATCGTTCGCAACTCCATCAAGGATCTTCGTGCCAGACGGGTTTTTTCTCCTGCTTCCATCTCCGACGAGTGCTATTCGAATGGTAATATTGATATCGTAGAAGATGCGGATTTCCAGAAACCTCAATTAGCTGGTGTATTATGTAAATCGAAGGTAGTGGAAAATGAGGAAAGCGAAGTAGGTATGAGTTTTAATTTTCAATGTACAGAAAATCATCAATTGACTGAGACGGAAGGGACGAGAGAGTTGTCAGTAGAGTCTTGTCGAGGTGAGAAGAAAAGTATTGGAGAAAGTGAGATTTTGGGTGGTGAAGATGATTTTACTGAAGATTGGGTTCAGACAACACCTCCGGATACTGATGTCTTCTGTAAATCGAGAGTGGAGGACAATGGAGAGAGTACAGTGGAGTTTGATTTACATAGTAGGGACAATATTGCTGAGAACCCATCGAGTAGAAGGGTTTCAGACAATGGTAACTGCGTTGGTGAAGATTTTTCCCAAATCGACATGGACAAGAATGATCGATCCCGCAATAGGAGCAGGATG GAGGGTCTTGTTCCGTGTTCACGTTTGAAGCTatttaaaaccccaaattcctTCAGCTACAGAAGATTGTTGCCATTCCTTATGGACATTGCAAAAGATAATTCCA CTGCTTTGGAAATTCGACAATGcaagaaagttgaaaaatcttTCGAGGAAAAGCCTGTTCCGCCATTTTCAGTTTCTTTGTCTCAGGAAATTCCCATGGTGGTAAACGCTGACCCTTTGCCCACTGAACATCCTTTGGGTTGTTTGGCTTCTCCTCCAccaggaaaaaggagagaaacgGCTCCGCTGGGTGATTCATCTGGCATTCAGGGCTCAAATTTAGTATCTTTGGGACAACCCGTTATTGAACGCCCCCTTCAATATTTGCCTGAAAGCAACCAGGGGACCATTGCAGCAGATGTGGATCTCAAAATGCTTCAATTTCCTGTTACGGGAGTGACTGATCAGTTGGCTGAGGTCTGCTTGGGGCAGCCAGAAAATAATCTAAATTGTGAAGTTTCAGGGGGAAGTGTTTGTTCCAATGATGACTGGTTTCAGACTATCGCCCCTAATACTGATGTAATATGTAAATTGGAGGCAGAGGAGAATGGAGGAAGCAGAATGGATTTTGAtcctcaatgtcctcaatgTGCCAAAAAGCACCAATTACCTGAGATGGAAGATAAAAGGGAGTTATTAGTAGAGTCATGTCAAGGTGGGATGAAAATTAATGGAGACGGTGAGGTATTTGGTAGGGGAGTTGATTCTACAGAAGAGTGGGTTCAGGCAACACCTCCGGATGTCAATGTCTTCTGCAAATTGGAAGTGGAGGGGAATGGAGGGAATACAACGGAGTTTGATTTACAGAGTAGGGACAATTTTGTGGACAAGAATGACTTTTCCCACACTAAGAGCAGGATG GATGGTCTTATTCCTTGTTCACGGTCGAAGCTATTTAAAGCCCCGAATTCCTTTAGCTACAGAAGATTGTTGCCATTTCTTACAGATATTGCAAAAGATAATTCCA gtgctctgaaAATTCGCCAATgtgagaaagttgaaaagtctgTGGAGGAGAAGCCTGTCCcaccatttttgttttcttcgtcTCAGGAAATTCCCATGGAAGGGGTGAACACTGACCCTTTACCTGTTGGACATCATTTGGGTTGTTTGGCTTCAACTCCACCTGAAATAGCAAGAGAAGCTCCATTGGATGATTCATCTGAGATTCAGTGCCCAAATTTACGGTTTCCTGGACGACCATCTACTGAACCTCCCCTTCAGAATTTGCCTGAAAGAATTTTTATTTCCACAGCCAATGATTCAATGATCATAACAGCACCCAATTCGTCCAGTGAATGTTCATCAGAAGTTCAAAATGTTATGCCAAATAGTTCTAATGAGTTGGATACTTGTAATGCCATGGGTTTGATTCAGAAAGCAGATGGACCAGCAAAGCTATCCATCAGCCTTCAAGCTGCGACAATAGAACAGGGTGCTCTGcatatttcttcttattcttctacaggaattgaagaggattgtACGGCAATGAAATTTCATGCAGATGTCAAGCCTCTAGAATCACTCAGCTTTTGTCAAGATTCACCACAATTTGAAGCTCTTGTTCCGTCAGTAAAGCCTGCAGGTGGTCCTACAAAGGGGATTCTCAAAAGAAATCCACGAGGATGCAGAGGGCCCTGCACATGTCTGAATTGTTCCTCATTTCGCCTTCATGCTGAGAGGGCATTTGAATTCTCAAGAAATCAGTTGCAAGATGCCGAGGAAGTGGCTACATTACTGATGGTGGAACTAAATTGCTTAAAGAATCTATTGGGGGAATATGCTGATGCTTCAAAGGAACATGCTGTTTTTGAAGTCAGTCAG GTGAAAGAAGCATGCACGAATGCCTCCAGAGTTGAAGAATTGGCAAAAACTCGCCTACTGCAAATGAATCATGATCTCAGCATCCACTGCAGGATGACT GGCTTGCAGCGGCCAAGAGTAAGCTTTGCCAATCAGGTTGAGACTAGCAGATTAAGGATTCCAAACAGTAAGGCAGAAGATATGGGTTAA
- the LOC122667566 gene encoding probable xyloglucan endotransglucosylase/hydrolase protein 23 — MSSFCSSFRVSMMLLVLLLASSLMAASAANLDQDFVITWGDGRGKMLNNGQLLMLSLDNVTGSGFESKNQYLFGKFDMQIKLVPGNSAGTVTTFYLSSQGDNHDEIDFEFLGNLSGDPYTLHTNVFSQGKGNREQQFHLWFDPTKDFHTYSVLWNSQQIIFMVDNIPIREFKNRASEGIPYPYNQPMKIYTSLWDAEQWATRGGLIKTNWTEAPFNTYYRNFNGKACVVSSSGVSSCDSRTASANAVSDNSWQTQQLDSKGQKYLRWVQKNYMIYNYCTDYKRFSNGRPRECRRSKSH; from the exons ATGTCATCTTTCTGTTCTTCATTTAGAGTTTCAATGATGCTTCTTGTTCTACTACTAGCAAGCTCTTTAATGGCTGCCTCTGCAGCAAATTTAGATCAAGATTTCGTCATCACATGGGGCGATGGCCGTGGTAAAATGCTCAACAATGGGCAGTTGCTAATGCTGTCTCTTGACAATGTCACTGGCTCTGGGTTTGAATCTAAGAATCAATATCTATTTGGAAAGTTTGATATGCAGATCAAACTCGTCCCTGGGAACTCTGCTGGCACTGTAACCACTTTCTAT CTATCATCTCAAGGAGACAATCATGatgagattgattttgagttCTTAGGAAACTTGAGTGGAGACCCATATACTCTCCATACAAATGTATTTAGCCAAGGCAAAGGAAACAGAGAGCAGCAGTTCCATCTGTGGTTCGACCCAACTAAAGATTTCCACACTTACTCCGTCCTCTGGAATTCCCAACAAATCAT ttTCATGGTGGACAACATTCCTATCAGAGAATTCAAGAACAGAGCATCTGAAGGAATTCCATACCCTTATAACCAACCCATGAAGATCTACACTAGTCTCTGGGATGCTGAGCAGTGGGCAACTAGAGGAGGGCTTATTAAGACTAACTGGACTGAAGCACCATTCAATACTTATTATAGAAACTTCAATGGGAAAGCCTGTGTGGTGTCTTCTAGTGGTGTTTCTTCTTGTGATTCAAGGACAGCAAGTGCTAATGCTGTATCTGATAACTCATGGCAAACACAACAGCTCGACTCAAAAGGTCAAAAATATCTCAGATGGGTTCAGAAGAATTACATGATTTACAACTACTGCACAGATTATAAGCGATTCTCTAATGGTCGCCCAAGAGAGTGTAGACGTTCTAAGTCCCATTAG